A part of Salvelinus alpinus chromosome 5, SLU_Salpinus.1, whole genome shotgun sequence genomic DNA contains:
- the irx5a gene encoding Iroquois homeobox protein 5a, which translates to MAYPQGYLYQPSASLALYSCPAYSTSVISGPRTEELGRSSSGSAFAPYAGSTAFTSASPGYNSHLPYSAEAGAAATFASYVSSPYDHTTGMAGSIGYHPYAAPLGSYPYGDPAYRKNATRDATATLKAWLNEHRKNPYPTKGEKIMLAIITKMTLTQVSTWFANARRRLKKENKMTWTPRNRSEDEEEDENIDLEKNDDDEPSKPTDKGDSTDTESDHKLLNPGDIVCDRFKEENHGKETDPLLSDSELKDQGDRTELLPESAKPTTSSPSAVPRGGTELVAQDKPSEMGHAPGTVNSNVTSVIHSSPSAPKPKLWSLAEIATSSDRCKSSSDGPQGHGMGHSTVITTNAASPSRSSPQCPLPNSTVLSRPIYYTSPFYPGYTNYGSFGHLHSHSNHGSGTGSTAHFNGLNQTVLNRAEALVRESQKGRGQTQVDLCKDSPYELKKGMSNI; encoded by the exons ATGGCGTATCCTCAGGGCTATTTGTACCAGCCATCCGCTTCGTTGGCGCTGTATTCATGCCCAGCGTACAGCACCAGCGTTATATCGGGACCCAGGACCGAAGAACTTGGTAGATCCTCATCTGGCTCTGCTTTTGCTCCCTATGCCGGATCTACCGCGTTCACCAGCGCTTCACCCGGGTACAACTCCCATCTCCCGTACAGTGCGGAGGCGGGAGCGGCCGCCACATTCGCTTCATACGTG AGTTCTCCCTATGACCACACGACGGGCATGGCTGGGTCTATAGGATATCACCCCTACGCTGCTCCCCTGGGTTCATACCCCTACGGTGACCCGGCATACCGAAAAAACGCGACCCGGGATGCCACCGCCACTCTCAAAGCCTGGTTGAACGAGCACCGTAAGAACCCCTACCCCACCAAGGGGGAGAAGATCATGCTGGCCATCATCACCAAAATGACCCTCACCCAAGTTTCCACCTGGTTCGCCAACGCCAGGAGGAGGCTAAAGAAGGAGAACAAGATGACCTGGACTCCCCGAAACCGGAGCgaggacgaggaggaagacgagaaCATCGATCTGGAAAAGAATGACGACGACGAGCCTAGCAAGCCGACAGACAAGGGAGACTCGACAGACACAGAGTCAG ATCATAAATTGCTGAACCCGGGGGACATAGTGTGcgacagatttaaagaggagaaTCATGGCAAAGAAACGGATCCCCTTCTGAGCGACTCGGAATTAAAAGACCAGGGGGATCGGACAGAGTTACTGCCCGAGTCTGCTAAACCCACCACCTCGTCTCCATCCGCCGTGCCTCGGGGAGGAACCGAGCTCGTTGCGCAAGACAAGCCGTCAGAAATGGGCCATGCGCCGGGCACGGTAAACAGCAACGTGACGTCTGTTATTCACTCCTCCCCATCGGCCCCTAAACCCAAACTCTGGTCCCTGGCTGAGATCGCAACGTCCTCAGACAGGTGTAAGAGCAGCAGCGACGGGCCGCAGGGCCATGGGATGGGTCACAGCACAGTGATCACCACCAATGCAGCGTCACCATCACGGTCCTCCCCACAGTGCCCTCTCCCAAACAGCACAGTCCTATCCAGGCCTATCTACTACACGTCCCCTTTTTACCCGGGCTACACGAACTATGGCAGCTTTGGACATCTTCACAGTCACAGCAATCACGGCTCGGGCACGGGCTCCACCGCACATTTCAATGGATTAAACCAGACTGTGTTAAATAGAGCAGAAGCTTTGGTAAGAGAAAGCCAGAAAGGCAGAGGCCAAACGCAGGTAGATCTTTGTAAAGACTCCCCTTATGAACTAAAGAAAGGTATGTCAAACATTTAA